The proteins below come from a single Chelmon rostratus isolate fCheRos1 chromosome 10, fCheRos1.pri, whole genome shotgun sequence genomic window:
- the LOC121612607 gene encoding uncharacterized protein LOC121612607: MSDYSSDEEYDFSTQPEGYLYEPEYTDAELYQMEVERAEREREMASRDVEREIGAAAARPRVTDTRWCTCNKCEVMQTEVECYCCHEWDLVMPRMQDLSIDEEVGASAAVCIANNNDLPAILNAGVLETFFHIPKINWKKRPKPAGPDGQLSAEQYRLVAYRIIMEWALKGQTLGPGNRRVLPSCVVALIRRTYPSPSGQYAGFKESNDALQLF, encoded by the exons atgtctgactacagcagcgacgaagaatatgatttcagcacacaaccagAAGGATATCTGTATGAACCCGAATATACGGATGCAGAACTCTATCAGATGGAGGTAgaacgggcagagagagagagagagatggcgagcagagatgtggaacgtGAAATCGGGGCCGCAGCTGCGAGACCTCGAGTGACTGATACAAGGTGGTGTACGTGCAACAAGTGCGAAGTTATGCAGACCGAGGTTGAGtgctactgttgccatgaatggGACCTCGTAATGCCTCGCATGCAGGACCTTTCCATTGATGAGGAGGTTggcgcatcagcagctgtctgcatcgCCAATAACAACGACTTGCCTGCAATcctgaatgctggtgtcctcgagacttttttccacatcccgaaaataaactggaaaaagcgccccaaacctgctggacccgatggccagttgtctgcaga acagtacaggCTGGTCGCCTATCGCATCATAATGGAATGGGCTCTGAAAGGACAGACGCTTGGTCCTGGCAACAGAAGAGTTCTTCCCTCCTGCGTGGTGGCGCTAATAAGAAGAACATATCCATCACCAAGTGGACAATATGCTGGTTTCaaagagtcaaatgatgcactgcaattgttttag
- the lama5 gene encoding laminin subunit alpha-5, which produces MMASGPAPLRAALCPARRTRPRVALLLWPLLLTCCRSVWAQELPTNGVNGYSLHPPYFNLAEGTKITATATCGEEDTGRTVHDLYCKLVGGPVSGDPSQTIQGQYCDICTQGDSDRAHPITNAIDGTERWWQSPPLSRSAEYNEVNVTLDLGQLYHVAYVLIKFANSPRPDLWVLERSIDHGQTYQPWQYFASSKRDCIERFGQRTIERINDDDDVVCTTEYSRIVPLENGEIVVSLVNGRPGAMNFSYSPVLREFTKATNIRLRFLRTNTLLGHLMGKALRDPTVTRRYYYSIKDISIGGRCVCNGHAEACNAEDPTDPYKLQCDCQHNTCGVSCDQCCPGYHQLPWKPATTYSANECEPCNCHRHSFDCYYDPEVDQRRGSLDVHGHNRGGGVCLNCQHHTTGVNCERCIPTYYRSPDHPIESPLACSRCDCQSEFTDGTCEDLTGRCFCKPNYSGENCDSCASGFVNFPDCYPIPTYPTNSNNGEAKPAGEIINCECSAAGTVDNSCRPDPRTRTCVCKPGFTGDHCDTCAPGFYGLNCQACQCSGPGCLDGSCDLVTGYGVCRSGFQGYECDRCAPGYFNYPLCQLCGCSTVGSLPEGCDASGRCLCKPEFQGPRCEQCRSGFHSYPNCQVCTCDPRTSLDTSCTALGHCHCQPNYSGASCDQCAPGYYGYPSCTPCQCSAEGSRYTSCDQVTGQCVCLPSVVGLRCDSCAHGSYGFPNCQAGSCHPAGSVQYAVQPPVGQCECRPHVEGQACDRCKPLYWNLSPDTPDGCTNCECNIAGTVSGVAECAQETGQCHCKPNACSGTCSTCKDGYYNLQEHNYFGCQGCQCDVGGSAGQSCGERNGRCRCRPNVEGPKCNLPRPDHYFPDLHHLKFEIEEGTTVDGRPVRFGYNPLEFPDFSWRGYAQMSPIQTAVKLQVYVNEADVYLTRFILRYVNSEGATSSGKITAYQVNRGGSEQSKQIVFAPSVEPTFVNVPQNNFVEPFVLNPGTWTVVIEAEGILLDYLVLLPSAYYEAPILQIRVTEPCSYSSAPDASQSCLLYRYLSLDSFPSISGNDASCVNDNHLPRPCPTEKVTPRHPDMAVCSGYDISVELRGRLPSPGDHVLVVEYSSEEELPQTLSVAVNMPGARTHQHRVALLHCKYSFLCRVVAVDEQNRVAVFSLPADTEIQLISDRASFFLHKVYLVPKEQFTMEQVEPKVHCISTHGQFSPDSSSCVPSRFQTPSDSLVLKEGQSSSVQEPVLASPAAAPPLHLSDEAPWTGGERPPHGADNGDHVRLDSLQNAAVYSTRVHALGRYVFILHYHQPLHPTFPVQVYINGGRIWQGHANASFCPHAYGCRNVLVSENQIILDVTDHEVFLTVQIPAGKTLWLDYVLVVPEASYSSSSLNEEPLDKSYDFISNCGQNSFFINPSSTSPFCLGSAVSLSAFFNNGAMPCACHEVGAESDTCEPFGGQCRCRPNVIGRDCSMCATGFWGFPNCRPCSCGTRLCEPVTGDCICPPRTLQPECTQCEPQTFGCHPVVGCEVCNCSRPGVASPDVNCDTISGQCRCKNNIVGRQCDRCAPGFYGYPNCRPCDCNEAGTEEDVCDSFTGQCLCKENVQGSRCDQCRVGTFHLDPTNPKGCTSCFCFGATDRCRSSDKRRTEIMNMEGWVLLGADRQEVAVAVYPGQDLVEADLSDVPDVYQDLHWHAPKTYLGDKVSSYGGYLRYRLHTQPMRGDVLSLPAEASRPDIILKGNQMTLVFMEREYSSPEEPHLGIVHMVEGSFRHAQTGNSVSREELMMVLVGLESLQIRALHSQSAHSVSLRGAVLEGAENLPAGRHANNVEICMCPANYLGDSCQKCAPGYYRDTVGLFLGKCVPCNCNGHSDRCLDGSGLCVGCQHNTAGDHCERCQGGFLGNNTLDGQAVSCSSCPCPLRVPSNNFAEGCVQKSDRMQCLCMPGYAGPHCERCAPGYYGNPMVLGSKCQLCDCHGNTDPNMLFTDCHPLTGECLSCMHDTAGPHCDTCAPGYYGDAIAAKNCTKCNCSPCGTESCDPHTGECRCKAGVTGPRCERCVDGSFGFDSCAGCRQCDCDASAALVRPCDPQSGQCACRPGVNGPNCRQCAPGHWDYGPDGCRKCDCRGGQCDPRTGECRCPDGMTGKQCDTCSQKYSVPVDSRHGVHCEPCDGCVIVLLEDLDKMNNSFRSVAGQLSSLNASSMAWAQLHNLNKSVEDMARAIENYNSTLDDSRSRADMLDAEITNINDDINELQDKVTAMSDRVGDLQNSTTNAHQRAQDLLSFINNITVNLNDIMQMANRSSLNDTEAEQDDGERERKMREVQAMLREMRYRSCVGQKKVADREKTEAEKLLDRVNKELAARQEDNNNLTKAIRDRLTRFHAEMMDLRDALNEAVNNTARAAEINNVNEKSLEDNKRRVEDLLSKQREVNDQLQMAEDDVAQVNDMLSMLHDSKEEYERLAAQLDGARTPLAKKVQNFAWVDSKIPLVEEAEKHAELLNALAMNLSSLVAETKKEGFVDVTQAYNKIINSIKEAEEAAKMADKAANDTLENIKDQDLGQIADSLRNHSLDLKDEVEKLNDELNNDLKPQLEDAQRRLDDAKTKQADLMKDLETVQNNLNFTTNVSQEIDDAKRAANLANATATQVNDALRPIKEQLDRWQQTYGDANATNEDINNALMEANKTVHTLGETIPVLMKKLDKLQNHSAQMPNISENISRIRQLIQQARNAASKVGVPVKFNGASGVQVRTPGNLADLAAYTSLKLYITLPEAARARRQDDSTRQFVFYLGNKDSRQEYLGMALEGRRLRWYFNVGGETAEVLMPEDVKSNGNFNSVVLERILQYGQMSMSSEATEGDQRVTKAHVEAGGDQGLLNLLTDDTVFYVGGYPSTFKPPPPLALPNFKGCIELDTLNEEVLSLYNFEKIFKLNTTEEKPCGRSKPVLTQAWVNDAAYFDGTGYAEITFTDESARMQRFEQEVKLLSHNGVLLLLQNADQFLCLAVLQGRLKVFYDFSGDLVELQPKEPSSDFLKISDADPKALEIIILRSTTNRVVVRNNRIGLYTHQFTESIPPFSRSYYLGGVPEHKMPAKLKSLFPKQGSLKGCFRNVKAQNSHIDLKRMTSSGVSFGCDSDLLVAREAHFSGQSYLDLALTNIPGLRNNFYTSFSFRTEQKEGLMFYHHDQEGVCQVFLHEGHVVVRAGNSEIKTQKTFNDDNTHYVSIYSNVNGIRLYMDDVLEKAKESVRLDSRRVASSEGSTFLGGMPNQSLANLTGCISNVFVKRETSPQMVVNLLKAKENVNVPLDCPAAKKPQQILSAPPKHSKPKGKHKKPSGSRSRNTRDSCQGERSDQEVGATHFSGSTNSFQRFDSVWRSLSSTPLISMALRINSSDGLVMYAAGGQRGGAAMSLSVSDGHLLLLLDGGKRKVSLRSRKKYDDDQWHTLFIKREGEKISLIVDGISAQSKRVPGGDRTHLAGPLYVGGVPASLTAPGSGGFVGCVRDLTLNEAPAGSPAHSQGTVPCFQDPLQPGVYFSGQGGHIAIDESLVLGRDLEIQLEVRPVSDSGLLLHAGSSPDQHLSLVLSQGEVTVSVNSGKGEFSTSFTPEEPLCNGRWHTVTVAKKNNVLQLHVDAASEHSVGPKQSRPAGAKQTVYLGGLPDGATVPGLPAGLPAFHGCIRQATINHRPAMLSKPLAVHGAVGTQGCPHM; this is translated from the exons CGTGTAACTGTCACCGCCACTCGTTCGACTGTTACTACGACCCCGAGGTTgatcagaggagaggaagtctGGACGTCCACGgacacaacagaggaggaggagtctgCCTCAACTGTCAG catCACACCACTGGAGTCAACTGCGAGCGCTGCATCCCCACCTACTACAGGTCACCTGACCACCCCATCGAGTCCCCGCTGGCCTGCTCGC GCTGCGACTGTCAGTCAGAGTTTACTGACGGTACCTGCGAGGATCTGACCGGACGCTGTTTCTGCAAACCGAACTACAGCGGCGAGAACTGCGACTCCTGCGCCAGCGGCTTCGTGAACTTCCCCGACTGTTACC cCATCCCCACATATCCCACCAACAGCAACAACGGCGAGGCCAAACCAGCAGGAGAGATCATCA ACTGCGAGTGCAGCGCAGCCGGCACTGTGGACAACTCCTGCAGGCCAGATCCCCGAACTCGGACCTGCGTCTGTAAACCGGGTTTCACCGGAGACCACTGCGACACCTGCGCTCCAGGTTTCTACGGACTCAACTGTCAGG ccTGTCAGTGTTCAGGTCCTGGCTGTCTGGACGGGTCATGTGACTTGGTGACTGGTTACGGCGTGTGTCGGAGCGGTTTCCAGGGTTACGAGTGCGACCGGTGTGCCCCGGGCTACTTTAACTACCCGCTCTGCCAGC tgtgcGGCTGCAGCACGGTCGGCTCGTTACCTGAAGGCTGCGATGCGTCCGGTCGTTGTCTGTGTAAACCGGAGTTCCAGGGGCCTCGATGTGAACAGTGCAGATCTGGATTCCACTCGTACCCCAACTGtcaag TGTGCACCTGTGATCCTCGCACCTCATTGGACACCAGCTGCACGGCGTTGGGTCACTGCCACTGCCAGCCCAATTACAGCGGAGCGTCATGTGACCAGTGTGCTCCTGGTTACTATGGTTACCCAAGCTGTACAC cctgCCAGTGTTCTGCAGAAGGCTCCCGTTACACCAGCTGTGACCAGGTGACCGgccaatgtgtgtgtctgcccagCGTGGTGGGACTCAGGTGTGACAGCTGTGCACACGGCTCCTACGGCTTCCCCAACTGCCAag CTGGTAGCTGCCACCCGGCCGGCTCCGTCCAGTATGCGGTGCAGCCTCCTGTG GGCCAGTGCGAGTGCCGTCCTCACGTGGAGGGCCAGGCCTGTGACAGATGTAAACCTCTGTACTGGAACCTCTCCCCTGATACTCCCGATGGATGCACCA actgTGAGTGTAACATTGCCGGTACTGTCAGCGGTGTTGCAGAGTGTGCACAG GAAACTGGTCAGTGTCACTGTAAGCCCAACGCTTGCAGTGGGACCTGCTCTACCTGTAAAGACGGCTACTACAACCTACAGGAGCACAACTACTTCGGCTGCCAGG GTTGCCAGTGTGACGTCGGAGGCTCAGCGGGTCAGTCGTGTGGAGAGAGGAACGGCCGCTGTCGCTGCAGACCCAACGTGGAGGGACCCAAGTGTAATCT GCCTCGTCCAGATCATTACTTCCCAGATCTCCATCACCTGAAGTTTGAGATTGAAGAGGGAACCACGGTGGACGGCCGGCCGGTGCGATTCGGCTACAACCCTCTGGAGTTCCCGGACTTCAGCTGGAGAGGCTACGCTCAGATGTCCCCCATCCAG ACTGCAGTGAAGCTTCAGGTTTATGTGAACGAGGCGGACGTCTATCTGACTCGCTTCATCCTCAGATATGTAAACTCTGAGGGCGCCACCTCCAGTGGTAAAATAACAGCCTATCAGGTCAACCGCGGAG gTTCAGAACAGTCTAAGCAGATCGTGTTTGCTCCCAGCGTGGAGCCGACGTTTGTCAACGTTCCCCAGAACAACTTTGTGGAGCCGTTTGTTCTGAACCCGGGAACCTGGACTGTCGTTATAGAGGCTGAGGGGATCCTgctg gaTTACCTGGTCCTGCTGCCCAGCGCCTACTACGAAGCTCCCATCCTGCAGATCCGAGTCACTGAGCCCTGCTCCTACAGCTCTGCACCTGACGCCAGCCAGAG ctgtctgctGTACAGGTATCTGTCTCTGGACTCCTTCCCCTCCATCTCTGGCAACGACGCCAGCTGCGTCAACGACAACCACCTGCCGCGCCCCTGCCCGACGGAGAAGGTCACCCCGCGCCACCCGGACATGGCCGTCTGCAGTGGCTACGAC ATCAGCGTCGAGCTGCGAGGCCGTCTGCCGTCTCCAGGCGATCACGTTCTGGTCGTAGAATATTCCAGCGAGGAAGAACTACCACAAACTCTGTCCGTCGCCGTGAACATGCCGGGAGCTCGAACACACCAGCACCGCGTCGCCCTGCTGCACTGCAAGTACAG cttcCTGTGTCGAGTCGTGGCCGTTGATGAACAGAACAGAGTGGCCgtcttctccctccctgccgACACGGAGATCCAGCTCATCTCCGACCGCGCCAGCTTCTTCCTG CACAAAGTCTACCTGGTGCCTAAAGAGCAGTTCACTATGGAGCAGGTTGAGCCTAAAGTCCACTGCATCAGCACTCATGGCCAGTTCTCACCTGACAG TTCCTCCTGCGTCCCCTCCCGCTTCCAGACCCCCTCAGACTCTCTGGTCCTGAAGGAGGGCCAGAGCTCCTCCGTGCAGGAGCCCGTCCTGGCCTCCCCCGCGGCCGCTCCTCCTCTGCACCTGAGCGACGAGGCACCCTGGACGGGAGGAGAAAGACCCCCCCACGGGGCAGATAACGGCGACCACGTCCGGCTGGATTCACTGCAG AATGCAGCGGTGTACTCGACCCGTGTCCATGCTCTGGGGCGTTACGTCTTCATCCTCCACTATCACCAGCCCCTCCACCCCACCTTTCCCGTGCAGGTGTACATTAACGGGGGGCGGATCTGGCAGG GCCACGCCAACGCCTCCTTCTGTCCCCACGCTTACGGCTGCCGTAACGTCCTGGTCTCTGAGAACCAGATCATTCTGGATGTGACCGACCACGAGGTCTTCCTCACAGTTCAGATCCCTGCTGGCAAGACTCTGTGGCTG GATTACGTGCTGGTTGTGCCTGAGGCGAGCTACAGCTCCAGCTCCCTGAACGAGGAACCTCTGGATAAATCCTACGACTTCATCAGCAACTGTGGCCAGAACAGCTTCTTCATCAA cccttcctccacctctccgtTCTGCCTCGGCTCGGCGGTGTCTCTGTCCGCCTTCTTCAACAACGGGGCGATGCCCTGCGCCTGCCACGAGGTCGGAGCCGAGAGCGACACCTGCGAGCCGTTCGGCGGCCAGTGCCGCTGCAGGCCGAACGTGATTGGCCGAGACTGCTCCATGTGCGCCACGGGCTTCTGGGGATTCCCCAACTGCAGAC CCTGTAGCTGTGGCACGAGGTTGTGTGAACCGGTGACCGGCGACTGCATCTGCCCCCCGAGGACCCTGCAGCCGGAGTGCACCCAGTGCGAGCCCCAGACGTTCGGCTGCCACCCGGTGGTCGGGTGCGAGGTCTGCAACTGCTCTCGGCCGGGCGTCGCGTCCCCCGATGTGAACTGCGATACGATCAGCGGACAGTGCAG atgtaaaaacaacatCGTCGGCCGTCAGTGTGACCGCTGCGCTCCCGGTTTCTATGGTTACCCCAACTGCAGGCCATGTGACTGCAACGAGGCGGGAACTGAGGAGGACGTGTGTGACTCCTTCACAGGACAGTGTCTCTGCAAG GAGAACGTCCAGGGGTCTCGCTGCGATCAGTGCAGAGTTGGTACGTTCCACCTGGACCCCACCAACCCGAAAGGCTGCACCAGCTGCTTCTGCTTCGGAGCCACCGACCGCTGCCGCAGCTCTGACAAAAGACGCACTGAG atCATGAACATGGAGGGCTGGGTGCTGCTcggagcagacagacaggaagtggcgGTGGCGGTGTATCCCGGTCAGGACCTCGTAGAGGCGGACCTCAGCGACGTGCCGGACGTCTACCAGGACCTCCACTGGCACGCACCCAAGACTTACCTGGGAGACAAG GTGTCATCGTACGGAGGTTACCTGAGGTATCGTCTCCACACTCAGCCCATGAGAGGCGACGTGTTGTCTCTGCCCGCAGAGGCCTCCAGGCCTGACATTATCCTCAAG GGAAACCAGATGACCCTGGTGTTCATGGAGAGGGAGTACTCCTCACCTGAGGAGCCTCACCTGGGAATAGTTCACATGGTGGAG ggaaGCTTCCGTCACGCTCAGACCGGTAACTCTGTCTCTCGGGAGGAGCTGATGATGGTCCTGGTTGGTCTGGAGTCTCTGCAGATCCGAGCCCTGCACTCCCAGTCGGCTCACTCCGTGTCGCTCCGCGGCGCCGTGCTGGAGGGTGCCGAGAACCTGCCTGCCGGTCGCCATGCCAACAACGTGGAGATCTGCATGTGTCCCGCCAACTACCTGGGAGACTCGTGTCAG AAATGTGCTCCAGGCTACTACAGAGACACGGTGGGCCTGTTTCTGGGGAAATGTGTTCCCTGTAACTGTAACGGACACTCTGACCGGTGTCTGGACGGATCTGGACTCTGTGTG GGCTGCCAGCACAACACAGCCGGTGACCACTGTGAGAGGTGCCAGGGCGGTTTCCTGGGCAACAACACTCTTGACGGACAGGCGGTGTCATGCTCCAGTTGTCCCTGCCCGCTGAGGGTCCCGTCCAACAA cttcgCAGAGGGTTGTGTGCAGAAAAGCGACAGGATGCAGTGTCTGTGCATGCCGGGTTACGCTGGACCACACTGCGAAAG GTGCGCCCCCGGTTACTACGGCAACCCCATGGTGCTCGGCAGCAAGTGCCAGCTGTGCGATTGCCACGGCAACACGGACCCCAACATGCTGTTCACCGACTGTCACCCGCTGACCGGCGAGTGTCTCAGCTGCATGCACGACACGGCCGGGCCTCACTGCGACACCTGTGCACCTGGTTACTACGGAGACGCCATCGCCGCCAAAAACTGCACCA AGTGTAACTGTTCTCCATGTGGCACCGAGTCATGTGACCCTCACACCGGAGAGTGTCGCTGTAAAGCAGGAGTCACCGGGCCGCGCTGTGAACGCTGTGTG GACGGCTCGTTCGGCTTCGACTCGTGCGCCGGCTGCCGTCAGTGCGACTGCGACGCCTCTGCGGCTCTCGTCCGGCCGTGCGACCCTCAGAGCGGTCAGTGCGCCTGCCGGCCCGGAGTCAACGGGCCGAACTGCAGGCAGTGCGCCCCCGGACACTGGGACTACGGCCCCGACGGCTGCAGGA AGTGCGACTGTAGAGGAGGTCAGTGTGACCCCCGCACAGGAGAGTGCCGCTGTCCTGACGGGATGACCGGGAAACAGTGTGACACCTGCTCACAGAAATACAGCGTCCCCGTGGACAGCCGGCACGGCGTGCACTGTGAAc CGTGTGACGGCTGTGTCATCGTCCTGTTGGAGGATCTggacaaaatgaacaacagCTTCCGCTCAGTCGCCGGTCAGCTGAGCAGTCTGAACGCCAGCTCCATGGCCTGGGCTCAGCTGCACAACCTCAACAAGTCTGTGGAGGACATGGCT CGGGCCATAGAGAACTACAACAGCACGCTGGATGACAGCAGGAGTCGGGCCGACATGCTGGACGCTGAGATCACGAATATCAACGATGACATCAATGAGCTGCAGGACAAG GTGACGGCGATGAGCGACAGGGTCGGTGACCTGCAGAACAGTACCACCAACGCGCACCAGAGGGCGCAAGACCTGCTGTCCTTCATCAACAACATCACCGTGAACTTGAACG ATATCATGCAGATGGCGAACCGCTCCTCGCTGAATGACACGGAGGCGGAGCAGGACGACGGCGAGcgggagaggaagatgagggaggTGCAGGCCATGCTGAGGGAGATGAGGTACAGGAGCTGCGTGGGACAGAAGAAGGTGGCCGACCGGGAGAAGACGGAGGCAGAGAAAT TGTTGGATCGTGTAAACAAAGAGTTGGCCGCTCGTCAGGAAGACAACAACAACTTGACCAAAGCGATCAGAGACCGTCTGACCCGCTTCCACGCCGAGATGATGGATCTGCGAGACGCCCTGAACGAAGCCGTGAACAACACGGCCCGAGCCGCGGAGATCAACAACGTCAACGAGAAAAGCCTGGAGGACAACAAG AGGAGGGTCGAGGACCTGCTGTCGAAGCAGAGGGAGGTGAACGACCAGTTACAGATGGCTGAAGATGATGTCGCTCAGGTCAACGACATGCTGTCCATGCTGCACGACTCCAAAGAG GAGTACGAGCGCTTGGCGGCCCAGCTGGATGGCGCCAGGACGCCTCTGGCCAAGAAGGTGCAGAACTTCGCTTGGGTTGACTCCAAGATCccgctggtggaggaggcggagaaACACGCCGAGCTGCTGAACGCTTTAGCCATGAACCTGTCTAG TTTGGTGGCAGAAACCAAGAAGGAGGGATTTGTTGATGTCACACAAGCCTACAACAAGATCATCAACAGCATcaaggaggcagaggaggccgCCAAGATGGCCGACAAGGCTGCTAATGACACTCTGGAg AACATAAAGGACCAGGACCTCGGTCAGATTGCTGATTCTCTGAGGAACCACAGTTTGGATCTGAAGGACGAAGTTGAAAAGCTAAATGACGAACTCAACAACG ACCTGAAGCCGCAGCTGGAAGACGCTCAGAGGCGACTGGACGACGCCAAAACCAAACAGGCGGATTTGATGAAGGACCTGGAGACGGTTCAGAACAACCTGAACTTCACCACCA ATGTGAGTCAGGAGATCGACGACGCCAAGCGAGCGGCGAATCTGGCCAACGCCACGGCCACGCAAGTCAACGATGCCCTGCGTCCCATTAAAGAGCAGCTGGACCGATGGCAGCAGACCTACGGAGACGCCAACGCCACCAACGAAGACATCAACAACGCCCTGATGGAGGCCAACAAGACTG tgcACACGCTGGGCGAGACCATTCCTGTGCTCATGAAGAAGCTGGACAAACTGCAGAATCACTCTGCACAGATGCCAAACATCTCCGAGAACATCAGCCGCATCCGACAGCTCATACAGCAGGCGCGCAACGCTGCCAGCaag gTGGGCGTTCCGGTGAAGTTTAACGGGGCGTCCGGGGTTCAGGTCCGTACTCCAGGTAACCTGGCCGACCTGGCCGCCTACACCTCCCTGAAGCTCTACATCACTCTGCCGGAGGCGGCGCGAGCCAGGCGGCAGGACGACAGCACCCGACAGTTTGTCTTCTACCTCGGCAACAAGGAT TCCAGACAGGAGTACCTGGGCATGGCGCTGGAGGGGCGGAGACTGCGCTGGTACTTTAACGTTGGAGGAGAAACTGCTGAGGTGCTGATGCCTGAAGACGTCAAGTCAAATGGAAACTTCAACAGTGTAGTGCTGGAGAG GATCCTCCAGTACGGTCAAATGTCCATGTCTTCAGAAGCCACTGAGGGGGACCAAAGAGTCACCAAAGCCCACGTGGAGGCTGGAGGAGACCAGGGGCTGCTCAACCTCTTGACCGACGACACCGTCTTCTATGTGGGAGGATACCCGAGTACTTTCAAA CCGCCGCCCCCGCTCGCTCTGCCTAACTTTAAGGGCTGTATCGAGCTGGACACGCTGAACGAGGAGGTGCTCAGTCTGTATAACTTTGAAAAGATCTTCAAACTCAACACCACAGAGGAGAAGCCTTGTGGCAG GTCCAAGCCGGTGCTGACTCAGGCCTGGGTGAACGACGCAGCGTATTTCGACGGTACCGGCTACGCTGAGATCACCTTCACTGATGAATCGGCTCGCATGCAGCGCTTTGAACAGGAAGTCAAACTGCTGTCGCACAATggcgtcctgctgctgctgcagaacgcG GACCAGTTCCTGTGCCTGGCGGTGCTTCAGGGCCGGCTGAAGGTTTTCTACGACTTCAGTGGCGATCTGGTGGAGCTCCAGCCTAAAGAGCCTTCATCCGACTTCCTGAAGATCAGCGACGCCGACCCCAAAGCC CTCGAGATCATCATCCTGCGTTCGACCACGAACCGCGTCGTGGTGCGGAACAACCGCATCGGCCTCTACACCCACCAGTTCACAGAGAGCATCCCCCCGTTCAGCCGCAGCTACTACCTGGGAGGGGTACCAGAGCACAAGATGCCTGCcaa gtTGAAGTCTCTGTTTCCGAAGCAGGGCTCTCTGAAGGGCTGCTTCAGGAACGTGAAGGCCCAGAACTCTCACATCGACCTGAAGAGGATGACGAGCTCCGGAGTCAGTTTCGGCTGTGACAGTGACCTGCTG gtgGCTCGTGAGGCTCACTTCTCTGGTCAGAGCTACCTGGACTTGGCTCTGACCAACATTCCCGGCCTCAGGAACAACTTCTACAccagcttcagcttcaggacCGAGCAGAAGGAGGGACTCATGTTCTACCACCACGATCAG gaaggAGTGTGTCAGGTGTTTCTGCACGAGGGCCACGTCGTGGTGAGAGCTGGCAACAGCGAGATTAAGACGCAGAAGACGTTCAACGATGACAACACGCACTACGTCTCCATCTACAGCAACGTCAACGG GATACGTCTGTACATGGACGACGTGCTGGAGAAGGCGAAGGAGAGCGTCCGGCTGGACAGCAGGCGCGTGGCGAGCTCAGAGGGAAGCACCTTCCTCGGGGGGATGCCCAACCAAAGCCTCGCCAACCTCACCGGATGTATCAGCAATGTTTTCGTCAAGAG GGAAACGAGTCCTCAGATGGTCGTGAACTTGTTGAAAGCTAAAGAGAACGTCAACGTTCCTCTTGACTGTCCCGCCGCCAAAAAACCTCAGCAGATCCTCTCTGCCCCgcccaaacacagcaaacccaag ggGAAGCATAAGAAGCCGTCGGGGTCTCGCAGTCGTAACACCAGGGACTCGTGTCAGGGGGAGCGGTCAGACCAGGAGGTCGGAGCGACGCACTTCAGCGGCTCCACAAACAGCTTCCAGAGATTTGACTCAGTGTGGCGGTCGCTCAGCTCCAC GCCTCTCATCTCCATGGCGCTGAGGATCAACTCCTCTGACGGTTTGGTGATGTACGCGGCGGGCGGGCAGCGCGGCGGTGCCGCGATGTCGCTCAGCGTGTCGGACGGCCACCTGCTGCTTCTGTTGGacggaggaaagaggaaggtCAGCCTGCGCAGCCGCAAGAAGTACGACGACGACCAGTGGCACACG CTGTTTATAAAGCGTGAAGGAGAGAAGATCAGTCTGATAGTGGACGGGATCAGCGCTCAGTCCAAGAGAGTCCCCGGGGGGGACAGGACTCACCTCGCCGGGCCGTTATACGTCGGAGGAGTCCCGGCCTCGCTGACG GCTCCGGGCTCCGGCGGGTTCGTCGGATGTGTCAGGGACCTGACGCTGAACGAAGCCCCCGCAGGAAGCCCCGCTCACAGCCAGGGGACCGTGCCCTGCTTCCAGGATCCTCTCCAGCCCGGAGTGTATTTCTCTGGTCAGGGAGGACACATCGCCATAG acgAGTCCTTAGTTCTGGGTCGGGATCTGGAAATCCAGTTGGAGGTTCGGCCCGTCTCGGACTCTGGGCTGCTGTTGCATGCTGGGTCGTCACCTGACCAACACCTGAGTTTGGTCCTCAGCCAGGGAGAG GTGACTGTTTCAGTCAACAGTGGTAAAGGTGAATTCTCTACCTCCTTCACTCCTGAAGAACCTCTGTGTAACGGACGCTGGCACACAGTCACAG TCGCGAAGAAGAACAACGTCCTGCAGCTCCACGTCGACGCAGCCAGTGAGCACAGCGTCGGCCCCAAGCAGAGCCGCCCTGCGGGGGCCAAACAGACGGTTTACCTGGGAGGGCTACCTG ATGGCGCCACAGTTCCTGGTCTACCTGCCGGCCTTCCGGCCTTCCACGGCTGCATCCGCCAAGCCACGATCAACCACAGACCGGCCATGCTGTCCAAACCGCTCGCTGTGCACGGAGCTGTGGGAACTCAGGGCTGCCcacacatgtag